A portion of the Sulfurospirillum diekertiae genome contains these proteins:
- a CDS encoding ABC transporter substrate-binding protein yields the protein MGASLPLSGINSHLGRDIVVGANTYFSHTNARGGIQGKKIEFIQYDDKYEPENTFSNTIKLITKDEVFALFGFVGTPTVKRVLPIIVESNIPFIAPYTGALFLRTKDTDNIVNFRSSYTDELDALVEYLTRQKNITRFAIFYQNDDYGEEGYIALTNALSKRNLSLIAEGTYKRNTLSIRHAIHEIEAAKPEAIILVGAYKPTARFIEKVKEYGSSKIIFCPISFVNADALMGELQGKGDNILFSQTVPSYDDFYSKEAVEYLKNLAFYYPDEKPSLVSYEAYLAAKTTVAALNSINGTITRSKFLDKLKHVSPRTLDNIPLFYHNAQLLNQVYLSNYVNGKFEIIQKYEY from the coding sequence TTGGGCGCCTCGCTTCCCCTAAGTGGTATCAATAGCCACTTGGGCAGAGATATCGTTGTGGGTGCAAATACCTATTTTAGTCATACCAATGCCAGAGGTGGAATTCAAGGTAAAAAGATCGAATTTATCCAATATGACGATAAATATGAGCCAGAAAACACGTTTAGCAACACCATTAAACTCATTACCAAGGACGAGGTTTTTGCTCTTTTTGGCTTCGTAGGAACACCAACGGTTAAGCGAGTCCTTCCCATCATTGTGGAAAGCAACATTCCTTTCATTGCTCCTTATACCGGTGCGCTATTTCTACGCACCAAAGATACCGACAACATTGTCAACTTCAGAAGCTCTTATACCGATGAGCTTGATGCCTTGGTGGAGTACCTCACCAGACAAAAAAATATCACCCGCTTTGCGATCTTCTATCAAAATGATGATTATGGTGAAGAGGGGTACATCGCACTCACAAATGCCCTCTCTAAACGTAACTTATCACTTATTGCTGAAGGCACGTATAAACGCAATACACTCTCCATTCGTCATGCTATCCATGAAATTGAAGCGGCAAAACCTGAGGCTATCATCTTAGTAGGTGCCTATAAACCAACGGCACGTTTTATTGAGAAAGTCAAAGAATATGGTTCTTCAAAAATTATTTTTTGTCCCATTTCCTTTGTCAATGCAGATGCTTTAATGGGAGAGTTACAAGGAAAAGGCGACAATATTCTCTTTTCGCAAACTGTTCCCTCTTACGATGATTTCTACTCTAAAGAAGCCGTAGAGTATTTGAAAAACCTCGCATTTTACTATCCTGATGAGAAACCTTCTTTGGTCTCATACGAAGCGTACCTTGCAGCAAAAACAACAGTCGCTGCACTCAATTCTATTAATGGAACCATTACCCGTAGCAAATTTTTAGATAAACTCAAACATGTTTCACCTCGCACACTGGATAACATTCCTCTTTTTTACCACAATGCGCAACTTTTAAACCAAGTGTATCTCTCAAACTACGTCAATGGCAAGTTTGAGATTATTCAAAAGTATGAGTATTAA
- a CDS encoding sensor histidine kinase, translated as MTFFQFINQKLETIKFSNKTKILIFIILSGTMTIGFLMFVSIFALKYDYETLFQKHTQPQFDLEEIKDNYRVNIAETLHDIREKQISNDDAIEVIYLSQQIIHKQWNSYQFATNRHIGGLPYYASKWLSLFLVTPDIPEKTIFQQGIVEKVSVKMQNIDSKINIVLELLKYSKNEQVGFLIDDILLETNSLNIYLSSLITTHLKQSITEKQVNDSLFQTSTVMLILLIGMIFFFITMVLLIIINHFKNLHNYLEENVLIKTKELRDLNDSLELRIRREVENSRKKDNIMFQQARLASLGEMLQNIAHQWRQPLGSLMMIIQSFESKFFAKKLDETFIASRVKDAQLLSSTMSDTLEDFRTFFNPNKSKKEFSINAVIQKAIDLSKYQLEREEITLELFIKDDLEVFGFKNELIHVLLNLIGNSKDILATKTDQSAKIIHIIAKQNSERIYINVIDNGGGIKSDIIPKVFDPYFTTKHKSVGTGIGLYMSKQMVEKHMHGKITCKNIRHKLGTKLFWACTMFTIEIPKNYINTNEGDDDEQAQF; from the coding sequence ATGACATTTTTTCAATTTATTAACCAAAAATTAGAAACGATCAAGTTTTCCAATAAAACGAAAATTCTCATCTTTATCATCTTAAGTGGCACGATGACGATTGGTTTTTTGATGTTCGTCTCTATTTTTGCACTCAAATACGACTATGAAACGCTGTTTCAAAAACACACCCAACCTCAATTTGATTTGGAAGAGATTAAAGATAATTACAGAGTCAATATCGCTGAAACACTCCATGACATACGTGAAAAGCAGATTAGCAATGATGATGCTATTGAAGTCATTTACCTGAGTCAACAGATCATCCACAAACAATGGAATAGCTACCAATTCGCTACCAATCGCCATATTGGTGGACTTCCTTATTATGCGAGTAAATGGCTCAGCCTCTTTTTAGTCACGCCAGACATTCCAGAAAAAACGATTTTCCAGCAAGGTATTGTGGAAAAGGTGAGTGTCAAAATGCAAAATATCGATAGTAAAATCAATATTGTGCTTGAACTGTTAAAATACTCTAAAAATGAGCAAGTTGGCTTTTTGATCGACGATATTCTTTTAGAGACCAACTCTTTGAATATCTATCTCTCCAGCCTGATTACTACCCATCTAAAACAGTCCATCACCGAAAAACAGGTCAATGACAGCCTCTTTCAAACCAGCACAGTGATGCTGATTCTTCTCATCGGTATGATCTTCTTTTTTATCACCATGGTACTTCTCATCATCATCAACCATTTTAAAAACCTACACAACTACCTTGAAGAGAACGTCTTGATTAAAACCAAAGAGCTCCGTGATCTCAACGATTCGCTCGAACTTCGCATCAGACGTGAAGTCGAAAATAGCCGTAAAAAAGACAACATTATGTTCCAACAGGCCAGACTGGCAAGTCTGGGGGAGATGCTGCAAAACATTGCCCATCAATGGAGACAACCGCTGGGTTCTTTGATGATGATTATCCAAAGTTTTGAAAGCAAATTTTTTGCCAAAAAACTCGATGAAACCTTCATCGCTTCACGCGTTAAAGACGCTCAACTGCTCTCTTCTACGATGTCAGATACCCTAGAAGATTTTCGCACTTTCTTTAACCCAAACAAAAGTAAAAAAGAGTTTAGTATCAATGCTGTCATTCAAAAAGCGATTGACCTCTCCAAATATCAACTGGAGCGTGAGGAGATTACCCTTGAATTGTTCATCAAAGATGATTTAGAAGTCTTTGGTTTTAAAAATGAACTGATTCATGTTTTGCTCAACCTTATTGGCAATTCTAAAGATATTTTAGCAACCAAAACAGACCAATCTGCCAAGATCATACATATCATTGCCAAGCAAAATTCTGAGCGTATTTATATCAATGTTATTGATAATGGTGGTGGAATAAAAAGTGATATAATACCCAAAGTTTTTGACCCCTATTTTACGACTAAACACAAGAGTGTAGGCACTGGCATTGGGCTTTATATGTCCAAACAGATGGTCGAAAAACATATGCATGGTAAAATAACCTGTAAAAATATTCGCCATAAATTAGGAACAAAACTTTTTTGGGCGTGTACGATGTTTACGATAGAAATACCAAAAAATTACATCAATACAAATGAGGGTGATGACGATGAACAAGCGCAATTTTGA
- a CDS encoding response regulator has translation MNKRNFELLGSFTILYIEDEADLLKHTTAVLEDFVKKIYPVQTIDEALKIIQSEKIDVIVADIHLKYSNGLDFLRTLKYDLEIELPCIVTTAFTDTEYLLDAIKLHVDNYIIKPVNIKELLNSLHDVLLPKIQAKEIERSYNIIKTISAVTDSKQVEIIRFIIKNLDYENILNYSYSEIMEQVDVSKPTVIKLFKQLSDQGILTKIQNKKYLFDETKLPLPENA, from the coding sequence ATGAACAAGCGCAATTTTGAATTACTTGGTAGCTTCACGATTCTTTACATTGAAGACGAGGCTGATCTTCTCAAACACACAACAGCCGTTCTTGAAGATTTTGTGAAAAAAATATACCCTGTTCAAACCATTGACGAAGCTTTAAAAATTATACAAAGTGAAAAAATAGATGTCATCGTCGCCGACATTCACCTCAAATACAGCAATGGTCTTGATTTTTTGCGCACACTCAAATATGACCTTGAAATTGAACTTCCCTGCATTGTAACAACCGCATTCACCGACACAGAATATCTGCTTGATGCGATTAAACTCCATGTCGATAATTACATCATCAAACCCGTCAATATCAAAGAACTTTTAAATTCCTTGCACGATGTACTTTTACCCAAAATTCAAGCCAAAGAGATTGAGCGTTCTTACAATATCATTAAAACCATCTCTGCTGTCACCGATAGCAAGCAAGTGGAAATCATTCGATTTATCATTAAAAACTTGGACTATGAGAACATTCTTAACTACTCCTATAGCGAGATCATGGAGCAAGTTGATGTGAGTAAACCTACGGTTATTAAACTCTTTAAACAACTGAGTGACCAAGGGATTCTAACGAAGATTCAAAACAAAAAATATCTTTTTGATGAAACTAAATTACCGCTTCCGGAGAACGCATGA